A genome region from Ctenopharyngodon idella isolate HZGC_01 chromosome 5, HZGC01, whole genome shotgun sequence includes the following:
- the msna gene encoding moesin a isoform X1 encodes MPKTISVRVTTMDAELEFAIQPSTTGKQLFDQVVKTIGLREVWFFGLQYQDTKGFSTWLKLNKKVTAQDVRKESPLLFKFRAKFYPEDVSEELIQEATQRLFFLQVKEGILNDDIYCPPETAVLLASYAVQAKYTDYNKDVHTPGYLSSEKLLPQRVLEQHKLNKEQWEERIQVWHEEHKGMLREDSMMEYLKIAQDLEMYGVNYFSIKNKKGSELWLGVDALGLNIYEQNDKMTPKIGFPWSEIRNISFNDKKFVIKPIDKKAPDFVFYAQRLRINKRILALCMGNHELYMRRRKPDTIEVQQMKAQAKEEKNHKKMERAMLEDERKKREQAEKEKEKIEKEKEELMERLKVIEEQTRKAQQELEEQTRRALELDQERKRAQEEAERLERERRLAEEAKAALLQQSESQMKNQEHLATELAELTSKISLLEDAKKKKEEEASEWQMKATQVQEDLEKTKEELKNKVVSSHVQEPVHGENDNDEGDESSAEASAELTSAAAYKDRSEEERMTEAEKNERVQKHLLALTSELANARDDTKKTQNDIIHAENVRAGRDKYKTLRQIRSGNTKQRIDEFECM; translated from the exons atgcCGAAAACG atCAGTGTTCGTGTGACTACGATGGATGCAGAGCTGGAGTTTGCCATCCAACCCAGCACTACAGGGAAACAGTTATTCGAccag GTTGTGAAAACCATTGGATTAAGGGAGGTGTGGTTTTTTGGACTGCAGTATCAGGACACCAAAGGTTTTTCCACCTGGCTTAAACTCAACAAGAAG GTTACGGCTCAAGATGTCCGCAAGGAGAGTCCTTTGCTGTTTAAATTCAGAGCAAAGTTTTACCCAGAAGATGTTTCTGAGGAGCTGATTCAAGAGGCAACTCAAAGACTCTTCTTCCTTCAG GTGAAAGAGGGGATCCTGAACGATGATATCTACTGCCCCCCGGAGACCGCAGTGTTGTTGGCATCTTATGCAGTGCAGGCCAAATACACGGACTACAACAAAGATGTTCACACTCCTGGATACCTGTCCAGTGAGAAACTGCTCCCACAGAG AGTTCTGGAACAGCACAAGCTGAATAAGGAGCAATGGGAGGAAAGAATTCAGGTCTGGCACGAGGAGCACAAGGGCATGTTGAG GGAGGACTCGATGATGGAGTATCTGAAGATAGCTCAGGATCTGGAGATGTACGGTGTGAATTACTTCAGTATTAAGAATAAGAAAGGATCAGAGCTGTGGCTGGGTGTGGATGCCCTGGGACTCAACATCTATGAGCAGAATGACAA GATGACACCTAAAATTGGCTTCCCCTGGAGTGAGATCAGGAACATTTCTTTCAATGATAAGAAATTTGTCATCAAACCCATTGATAAAAAAGCCCCG GACTTTGTGTTCTATGCCCAGCGTTTACGCATTAATAAGAGGATTCTGGCCCTGTGCATGGGGAACCATGAGCTTTATATGAGACGCCGTAAACCTGACACCATTGAGGTCCAGCAGATGAAGGCACAGGCCAAGGAGGAGAAAAACCACAAGAAGATGGAAAG GGCCATGTTGGAAGACGAACGTAAGAAGAGAGAGCAGgctgaaaaagagaaagagaagattgaaaaagaaaaagaagagctgatggagagactcaaagTGATAGAGGAACAGACAAGAAAAGCTCAGCAAG aGCTGGAGGAGCAGACCCGCAGGGCACTGGAGTTGGATCAGGAGCGTAAACGCGCTCAGGAGGAGGCAGAGCGCCTGGAACGAGAGCGCCGTCTGGCAGAGGAGGCCAAAGCGGCTCTGCTGCAGCAATCTGAGAGTCAGATGAAGAACCAGGAGCATCTG gccACTGAACTGGCAGAGCTGACCTCCAAGATCTCCCTGCTGGAAGATGccaaaaagaagaaagaggaGGAAGCATCAGAGTGGCAAATGAAG GCCACTCAGGTGCAGGAGGACCTAGAGAAGACTAAAGAGGAGCTAAAGAACAAAGTCGTGTCATCCCATGTCCAAGAACCAGTGCACGGCGAAAATGACAACGATGAGGGTGATGAGAGCAGTGCAGAGGCCTCCGCCGAACTCACCTCCGCAGCAGCTTATAAAGACAGGAGTGAGGAGGAACGCATGACGGAGGCTGAGAAGAACGAACGGGTGCAAAAACACCTGTTG GCTCTTACTTCTGAGCTTGCTAATGCTCGTGATGACACCAAGAAGACCCAGAACGACATCATCCACGCAGAGAATGTACGAGCAGGACGCGACAAATACAAGACGCTTCGTCAGATCCGCTCTGGAAACACCAAACAGCGAATTGACGAATTCGagtgcatgtaa
- the las1l gene encoding ribosomal biogenesis protein LAS1L, protein MKKKTMGKTRHVVAWMNKAEYEHVMEYLYSKEPALQKHALHRISAWKGRFGQSTPVAVESTADLVRCQVLDSMGQLEASDLVLLYGMALVRFVNLITERQQKRVARPLRRLARNINIPEWVVNLRHDMTHRRLPSLKWCRKGCGFVLEWLHQEYWSRQMGSQLTEDWNSSSEDEDEEEIVKRRERDLLIRQTEIEAHKKVRELLISYEQEQFQTYEELAKKGGQHGVWPDASADLSWILTQIKHFATEARDIIADVLMQDGFLIPTAEQLESLDIDPSEDSVDKFAPCLPRVFLHFWLPCLKVLNSSIFINLILDKLFAELSNEPSSHRTYYIASWISEILLSNSKVSVAGELKAHKKLKISKERIFVNRLQFPWRNLISACVNAPCPATPFLLQQIFSNMDKPLPQDAQQNLLQLCNIYTQGYHSNSSPEPSDPPQPVYTLQNLQQRLKSNVSQNRDTHSSNHTPGSLQAPPTEELQEKLSAEAVQERNSALRGSPWSVCTDKVPWKQYPLGKVPGQPEDPSFLMVESYSTFTVFDQQVALDQLPQHHGNRSIPLQTRGASGSDGPLWTHSDLSKLKAGLKLF, encoded by the exons ATGAAGAAGAAAACGATGGGGAAGACGCGTCACGTCGTGGCCTGGATGAACAAAGCAGAGTACGAGCATGTGATGGAGTATTTGTACTCTAAAGAGCCCGCGCTGCAGAAACACGCGCTGCACAGGATCTCTGCGTGGAAGGGCAG GTTCGGGCAAAGCACTCCGGTGGCCGTGGAGAGCACCGCGGACCTGGTCCGATGTCAGGTGCTGGACAGCATGGGTCAGCTGGAGGCCAGTGATCTTGTGCTGCTCTATGGCATGGCACTGGTTCG GTTTGTTAATCTCATCACAGAACGGCAACAGAAACGAGTCGCCAGACCCTTGCGAAGGTTAGCCAGAAAT ATAAATATACCAGAGTGGGTGGTAAACCTCAGACATGATATGACACACCGCAGACTTCCATCACTAAAGTGGTGCCGAAAAG GTTGTGGATTTGTGCTGGAGTGGTTGCATCAAGAGTACTGGTCTCGTCAGATGGGCAGTCAGCTGACAGAGGACTGGAACTCTTCATCAGAAGATGAGGATGAAGAGGAGATTGTTAAAAGACGTGAGAGAGATCTActcatcagacagacagagattgAGGCACACA AAAAAGTCAGAGAACTGCTCATCTCTTATGAACAGGAACAGTTTCAG ACGTACGAAGAGCTGGCAAAGAAGGGAGGGCAGCATGGCGTGTGGCCTGATGCCAGTGCTGATCTCAGCTGGATCCTGACACAGATCAAACACTTTGCCACAGAGGCCAG AGACATCATTGCTGATGTTTTAATGCAGGATGGATTCCTTATTCCCACTGCTGAACAACTGGAGTCTTTGGATATTGACCCCTCGG aaGACTCTGTCGACAAGTTCGCCCCTTGTCTTCCTCGAGTGTTTTTGCACTTCTGGTTGCCGTGCTTGAAGGTCCTGAATTCATCCATCTTTATAAATCTGATTCTTGACAAACTATTTGCTGAGCTCTCTAACGAGCCATCCAGTCACAGAACTTACTACATTGCCTCCTGGATCTCCGAAATTTTACTCTCCAACAGCAAAG tgtctgTGGCAGGTGAATTGAAGGCTCACAAGAAACTAAAAATATCAAAGGAAAGGATCTTTGTGAACAGATTGCAGTTTCCATGGAGGAATCTGATTTCTGCTTGTGTGAACGCACCATGCCCAGCAACACCGTTCCTTCTGCAACA GATTTTCAGTAACATGGATAAGCCCCTCCCACAAGACGCTCAGCAGAACCTGCTTCAGCTCTGCAACATTTACACACAGGGTTACCATAGTAACTCCTCCCCTGAACCCTCAGACCCTCCTCAGCCAGTGTACACCCTACAGAACCTCCAGCAGAGACTCAAGAGTAATGTCTCACAGAACAGAGACACACACTCATCTAACCACACCCCCGGATCATTGCAGGCTCCGCCCACAGAGGAGCTCCAGGAAAAGCTAAGCGCAGAGGCTGTGCAAGAGAGAAACTCTGCATTACGAGGATCACCATGGAGCGTGTGCACAG ATAAAGTCCCTTGGAAACAGTACCCGCTAGGAAAGGTTCCAGGACAACCAGAAGACCCCTCCTTTTTGATGGTGGAGTCTTATTCTACATTTACTGTGTTcgaccagcaggtggcgctagaTCAACTCCCTCAGCACCATGGCAACAGGAG TATTCCCCTTCAGACAAGAGGTGCCAGTGGATCCGATGGGCCACTTTGGACTCACAGTGATTTGAGCAAACTCAAAGCTGGACTCAAACTGTTCTAA
- the msna gene encoding moesin a isoform X2, with translation MQSWSLPSNPALQGNSYSTRVLEQHKLNKEQWEERIQVWHEEHKGMLREDSMMEYLKIAQDLEMYGVNYFSIKNKKGSELWLGVDALGLNIYEQNDKMTPKIGFPWSEIRNISFNDKKFVIKPIDKKAPDFVFYAQRLRINKRILALCMGNHELYMRRRKPDTIEVQQMKAQAKEEKNHKKMERAMLEDERKKREQAEKEKEKIEKEKEELMERLKVIEEQTRKAQQELEEQTRRALELDQERKRAQEEAERLERERRLAEEAKAALLQQSESQMKNQEHLATELAELTSKISLLEDAKKKKEEEASEWQMKATQVQEDLEKTKEELKNKVVSSHVQEPVHGENDNDEGDESSAEASAELTSAAAYKDRSEEERMTEAEKNERVQKHLLALTSELANARDDTKKTQNDIIHAENVRAGRDKYKTLRQIRSGNTKQRIDEFECM, from the exons ATGCAGAGCTGGAGTTTGCCATCCAACCCAGCACTACAGGGAAACAGTTATTCGAccag AGTTCTGGAACAGCACAAGCTGAATAAGGAGCAATGGGAGGAAAGAATTCAGGTCTGGCACGAGGAGCACAAGGGCATGTTGAG GGAGGACTCGATGATGGAGTATCTGAAGATAGCTCAGGATCTGGAGATGTACGGTGTGAATTACTTCAGTATTAAGAATAAGAAAGGATCAGAGCTGTGGCTGGGTGTGGATGCCCTGGGACTCAACATCTATGAGCAGAATGACAA GATGACACCTAAAATTGGCTTCCCCTGGAGTGAGATCAGGAACATTTCTTTCAATGATAAGAAATTTGTCATCAAACCCATTGATAAAAAAGCCCCG GACTTTGTGTTCTATGCCCAGCGTTTACGCATTAATAAGAGGATTCTGGCCCTGTGCATGGGGAACCATGAGCTTTATATGAGACGCCGTAAACCTGACACCATTGAGGTCCAGCAGATGAAGGCACAGGCCAAGGAGGAGAAAAACCACAAGAAGATGGAAAG GGCCATGTTGGAAGACGAACGTAAGAAGAGAGAGCAGgctgaaaaagagaaagagaagattgaaaaagaaaaagaagagctgatggagagactcaaagTGATAGAGGAACAGACAAGAAAAGCTCAGCAAG aGCTGGAGGAGCAGACCCGCAGGGCACTGGAGTTGGATCAGGAGCGTAAACGCGCTCAGGAGGAGGCAGAGCGCCTGGAACGAGAGCGCCGTCTGGCAGAGGAGGCCAAAGCGGCTCTGCTGCAGCAATCTGAGAGTCAGATGAAGAACCAGGAGCATCTG gccACTGAACTGGCAGAGCTGACCTCCAAGATCTCCCTGCTGGAAGATGccaaaaagaagaaagaggaGGAAGCATCAGAGTGGCAAATGAAG GCCACTCAGGTGCAGGAGGACCTAGAGAAGACTAAAGAGGAGCTAAAGAACAAAGTCGTGTCATCCCATGTCCAAGAACCAGTGCACGGCGAAAATGACAACGATGAGGGTGATGAGAGCAGTGCAGAGGCCTCCGCCGAACTCACCTCCGCAGCAGCTTATAAAGACAGGAGTGAGGAGGAACGCATGACGGAGGCTGAGAAGAACGAACGGGTGCAAAAACACCTGTTG GCTCTTACTTCTGAGCTTGCTAATGCTCGTGATGACACCAAGAAGACCCAGAACGACATCATCCACGCAGAGAATGTACGAGCAGGACGCGACAAATACAAGACGCTTCGTCAGATCCGCTCTGGAAACACCAAACAGCGAATTGACGAATTCGagtgcatgtaa